In the Malus domestica chromosome 16, GDT2T_hap1 genome, one interval contains:
- the LOC103416856 gene encoding protein argonaute 10-like, whose product MPIRKKESSEQHLVIKPHLQNPVNPVQKAPKTAQNGKGPPPQESQKAKPHNQTSPPTKNRGRRRGRGGRKSDQGDVCMRPSSRHCAVAHLPTSPSLGGAASVANPPNGYGGNLVSMDMGFPTSSKSLSFAPRPGYGQVGIKCVVKANHFFAELPEKDLNHYDVRITPEVASTAVNRAIMAELVRLYKESDLGMRLPAYDGRKSLYTAGELPFAWKEFNIKLVEEQDGIVGRTRERVYNVVIKFVARANMHHLGQFLAGKCADAPQEALQILDIVLRELSNKRYCPIGRSFFSPDIRTPQRLGEGLESWCGFYQSIRPTQMGLSLNIDMASAAFIEPLPVIEFVAQLLGKDVLSRTLSDADRVKIKKALRGVKVEVTHRGSVRRKYRVSGLTSQPTRELVFPVDENLTMKSVIEYFQEMYGFTIQHGHLPCLQVGNQKKANYLPMEACKIVEGQRYTKRLNEKQITALLKVTCQRPRDRENDILQTVQHNAYDQDPYAKEFGIKISEKLASVEARILPAPWLKYHETGKEKNCLPQVGQWNMMNKKMINGMTVSRWACINFSRGVQESVARGFCSELAQMCQVSGMEFNPEPVIPIHNARPEQVEKALKHVYHASMNKTKGKDLELLLAILPDNNGSLYGDIKRICETDLGLISQCCLTKYVFKISKQYLANVSLKINVKMGGRNTVLLDAISCRIPLVSDIPTIIFGADVTHPENGEDSSPSIAAVVASQDWPEVTKYAGLVCAQAHRQELIQDLYKTWQDPVRGTVSGGMIRDLLVSFRKATGQKPLRIIFYRDGVSEGQFYQVLLYELDAIRKACASLEPNYQPPVTFIVVQKRHHTRIFANNHRDRSSVDKSGNILPGTVVDTKICHPTEHDFYLCSHAGIQGTSRPAHYHVLWDENNFTADGIQSLTNNLCYTYARCTRSVSVVPPAYYAHLAAFRARFYLEPDMQENGSTGHTAKGTRATGESGVRPLPALKENVKRVMFYC is encoded by the exons ATGCCtataagaaagaaagagagctcGGAGCAACACCTTGTGATCAAACCCCACTTGCAGAACCCAGTGAACCCAGTTCAGAAGGCACCGAAAACTGCCCAAAATGGCAAAGGTCCACCACCCCAGGAATCCCAAAAAGCCAAACCCCATAACCAAACTTCACCCCCAACAAAaaacagaggaagaagaaggggcAGAGGTGGTCGGAAGTCTGATCAAGGCGATGTTTGTATGAGGCCTAGTTCGCGGCACTGCGCGGTGGCTCATCTGCCTACCTCACCAAGCTTGGGTGGTGCTGCTTCTGTAGCGAATCCTCCAAATGGGTATGGCGGCAACTTAGTTTCCATGGATATGGGGTTTCCGACTTCAAGCAAGTCATTGAGCTTTGCTCCTCGGCCTGGTTATGGACAAGTTGGGATCAAGTGTGTTGTGAAGGCCAACCATTTCTTTGCAGAGTTACCAGAGAAGGACTTGAACCATTATGAT GTTAGAATAACTCCCGAAGTTGCATCGACAGCTGTGAACAGAGCTATCATGGCAGAACTGGTGAGGTTGTACAAGGAATCTGACTTAGGAATGAGACTGCCTGCTTATGATGGTAGGAAGAGTCTGTACACTGCTGGTGAGCTGCCCTTTGCTTGGAAGGAGTTCAATATTAAGCTTGTTGAGGAACAGGATGGAATCGTTGGCCGAAC AAGAGAAAGAGTATATAATGTGGTGATTAAATTTGTTGCACGAGCAAACATGCATCATCTGGGTCAGTTTCTGGCCGGTAAGTGTGCTGATGCTCCACAAGAAGCCCTCCAAATTCTTGACATTGTATTACGAGAGCTCTCGAACAAGAG GTATTGCCCCATCGGGAGATCATTCTTTTCACCTGATATCAGAACACCACAACGGCTTGGTGAAGGGTTGGAATCATGGTGCGGCTTTTATCAAAGTATAAGACCTACCCAAATGGGTCTTTCCCTCAATATTG ATATGGCTTCAGCTGCATTTATTGAGCCTCTCCCTGTAATAGAGTTTGTAGCGCAGCTTCTAGGCAAAGATGTATTGTCTAGGACATTGTCTGATGCTGACCGTGTAAAG ATTAAAAAGGCTCTTAGAGGTGTGAAAGTTGAAGTTACACACAGAGGGAGTGTTCGTAGAAAGTATCGAGTTTCAGGATTGACATCTCAACCTACAAGAGAACTAGT GTTTCCTGTTGATGAAAACTTGACCATGAAGTCCGTAATTGAATACTTCCAGGAGATGTATGGGTTCACCATTCAACACGGGCATCTTCCTTGCCTTCAAGTTGGTAACCAGAAGAAGGCAAACTATTTACCCATGGAG GCCTGCAAAATTGTTGAGGGGCAACGGTATACAAAAAGGTTGAATGAGAAGCAAATTACTGCTCTCTTAAAGGTTACATGTCAAAGACCTAGGGATCGTGAAAATGACATCCTACAG ACTGTTCAACACAATGCTTATGACCAAGATCCTTACGCGAAGGAGTTTGGAATCAAAATCAGTGAAAAACTAGCTTCGGTCGAAGCTCGAATTCTTCCTGCGCCTTGG CTGAAGTATCATGAAactggaaaagaaaagaattgtttgCCTCAAGTTGGTCAGTGGAATATGATGAACAAG AAGATGATTAATGGAATGACCGTCAGCCGGTGGGCTTGTATTAATTTTTCACGGGGTGTGCAAGAGAGTGTTGCACGTGGGTTTTGCAGTGAACTTGCTCAAATGTGTCAAGTATCTGGCATG GAATTTAATCCAGAACCTGTAATTCCAATCCACAATGCTAGGCCTGAGCAAGTAGAGAAAGCTTTGAAGCATGTTTATCATGCATCCATGAAcaagaccaaaggaaaagatttAGAGCTCTTGTTAGCCATTTTGCCTGACAACAACGGGTCCCTGTATG GTGATATCAAGCGAATATGTGAAACAGATCTCGGTTTAATATCACAATGCTGTCTCACAAAGTATGTTTTCAAGATAAGCAAACAGTACTTGGCTAATGTCTCCCTAAAGATAAATGTTAAG ATGGGTGGCAGAAACACTGTTCTTTTGGATGCTATCAGCTGCAGGATACCTTTGGTCAGTGATATTCCAACCATAATCTTCGGAGCTGATGTGACTCACCCTGAAAATGGAGAAGATTCCAGTCCCTCAATTGCTGCT GTCGTAGCTTCCCAGGACTGGCCCGAAGTGACCAAGTATGCTGGATTAGTTTGTGCTCAAGCTCACAGACAAGAACTCATACAAGATTTGTATAAAACATGGCAAGACCCTGTTCGTGGCACGGTCAGTGGCGGCATGATCCG GGATCTTCTGGTTTCCTTTAGGAAAGCAACAGGACAGAAGCCACTAAGGATTATATTTTACAG GGATGGCGTAAGTGAAGGTCAATTTTATCAAGTCTTACTATACGAGCTCGATGCAATCCGGAAG GCATGCGCTTCTCTGGAACCAAACTATCAACCACCAGTGACTTTCATTGTAGTTCAAAAACGGCATCACACACGAATATTTGCTAATAACCATAGGGACAGGAGCAGCGTAGACAAGAGTGGGAACATATTACCTG GCACCGTGGTTGATACTAAGATTTGTCATCCAACCGaacatgatttttatctctgcAGTCATGCTGGTATTCAG GGGACAAGTCGCCCAGCTCACTACCATGTTCTCTGGGATGAGAATAACTTTACTGCTGATGGAATCCAGTCATTGACAAACAACCTTTGTTACACATATGCAAGGTGCACGCGCTCTGTCTCTGTTG TACCTCCGGCATATTATGCACATTTGGCTGCTTTCCGTGCTCGATTCTATCTGGAGCCAGATATGCAAGAGAATGGTTCTACTGGTCACACTGCTAAGGGTACACGCGCTACTGGAGAGTCTGGAGTCCGACCATTACCAGCCTTGAAGGAGAATGTAAAGAGAGTAATGTTTTATTGTTAG